The following coding sequences lie in one Herpetosiphonaceae bacterium genomic window:
- a CDS encoding creatininase family protein, which produces MSYGKPRDSAYVALRPDQLAAKLAEAPVAYVPWGALEWHSMHLPVGLDGLVAECIAERAVARTSGVVLPTMYLPITALPHRFSISLSASTVRAVLEELLAELARIGFRVVVLLSGHYAQGHELVLIDVAERAIVDHNLLVLATPPMALVSEEYLDHAGRWETAQLLATHPELVDLRALTQALADYPAGHVADLGILGELPVSATAASGEVAIEQALDAIAQWVSLLLQTGDPQPLREFYASRRALYQSFVDRYFSGSYEDAAAAWWAERVRRD; this is translated from the coding sequence ATGAGCTATGGCAAGCCCCGCGACAGCGCCTATGTCGCGCTGCGTCCCGATCAGTTGGCGGCAAAGCTGGCGGAGGCTCCCGTCGCGTATGTGCCCTGGGGCGCGCTCGAATGGCACAGCATGCATCTGCCGGTCGGGCTGGATGGCCTGGTCGCGGAGTGTATCGCCGAGCGCGCGGTCGCGCGTACCAGCGGCGTGGTGCTGCCGACGATGTATCTGCCGATCACCGCGCTGCCGCATCGCTTCTCGATCTCGCTCAGCGCGTCGACGGTGCGGGCGGTGCTTGAGGAGCTGCTGGCGGAGCTGGCGCGGATCGGCTTTCGGGTGGTGGTGCTGCTGAGCGGACACTACGCGCAGGGCCACGAGCTGGTGCTGATCGATGTCGCCGAGCGCGCGATCGTCGATCATAATCTGCTGGTGCTGGCGACGCCGCCGATGGCGCTGGTCAGCGAGGAGTATCTCGATCATGCCGGGCGCTGGGAAACCGCGCAGCTCCTGGCGACGCATCCTGAGCTGGTCGATCTGCGTGCGCTCACCCAGGCGCTGGCCGACTATCCCGCCGGTCATGTCGCCGATCTGGGCATCCTGGGCGAGCTGCCCGTGTCGGCGACCGCTGCCAGCGGCGAGGTTGCGATCGAGCAGGCGCTCGACGCGATTGCGCAGTGGGTCAGCCTGCTGCTCCAGACTGGCGATCCACAGCCGCTCCGCGAGTTCTACGCGAGCCGCCGCGCGCTCTACCAGTCCTTCGTCGATCGCTACTTCAGCGGCTCGTACGAGGACGCCGCCGCCGCGTGGTGGGCGGAGCGGGTGAGGCGGGATTGA